Proteins encoded by one window of Chanos chanos chromosome 7, fChaCha1.1, whole genome shotgun sequence:
- the emilin2b gene encoding EMILIN-2: MKCVLSDSASLCTVLCLLLTFSLTYGTPSRYSLFQGNAYSGSVPRQRNKNWCAFVVYKNVTCAVLGSTESVLEPEPAPCPMHQPNCAQRVIYRTHLRPMYKVGYKQVTELEWRCCPGFQGHDCTELKDISQHPRILQGPRPNPPPAPGHEQSILGPEVFSGSHPWDRTGQSGQNSVPWGQGGVPGNQVRGHGEGTRVQQLEEEVHRLSQTVLDLQAAMTTANANLRLDLQEDTSKMLLSMLGNLRQPQGVLTGGTDTILLPSGFPGSTADDLQNQLSQLSDTVATSTRSIQDLENKIQEQDGQLRLLMEASQAPPAPSTGPSTNSEDSLRAYVDKKLSALREELMEGMDIKMADLKNTCEYKVMSVKEQCEEQETSYLSLAELLDSKEADLRKELQELRLLLPASGTGSGAGTEVTDLRSDVERLKDAQRSLAETVWHHNMTLAQREQQGKKLEPEPRVNQGDKRTTTGHDEALETLSRTLKGKVGSAIERVAQLEDSITELNVSLGRNTAHLQQLHSCCSPSQSPGQGAGLKHRIEQLETDCGRSKELIAKLEGLMSGFDGRVASVEGVCGRLQPMSDSLGRIKDGLNKHVNGLWTCVRQLNSTVRAHTQDISKLKTNTHNLQSSQDGTMSKPKHTGVQVGLEDSSVPMEMDTARPAVPVMESGEAGPPGTKLLSRPPHGTNGSMSPVKGYAGAPGYPAVSPASLSPDLLSDDKGVLASVSFSAGLTLLPFPGEIGIIRFNKVLLNDGGHYDPHTGVFSVPVDGRYLISAVVTAQKEERVEAVLSVANRSIQKLDTAGSGGVATDRCVCGGMASLSLILDLRRGQNVGLVMTSGKLAISTSSEILSSFSGVLLYQSPSKS, encoded by the exons ATGAAGTGCGTATTGTCTGACTCCGCGTCCCTCTGCACTGTGCTTTGTCTTCTGCTTACCTTTTCACTTACATATGGGACCCCGTCTAGATACAGTTTATTTCAGGGCAACGCATACTCCGGGTCAGTTCCACGCCAAAGGAACAA AAATTGGTGCGCGTTCGTCGTTTACAAGAACGTGACCTGTGCCGTACTTGGATCAACGGAAAGCGTGTTGGAGCCGGAGCCCGCGCCGTGTCCGATGCATCAACCCAACTGCGCGCAACGCGTGAT ATACCGCACTCACCTGCGGCCCATGTATAAGGTGGGGTACAAGCAGGTGACGGAGCTGGAGTGGAGGTGCTGCCCAGGCTTCCAGGGGCATGACTGCACGGAGCTGAAGGACATCTCACAACACCCCCGCATACTCCAGGGACCACGCCCAAATCCCCCTCCTGCACCTGGTCATGAGCAAAGCATTTTGG GGCCAGAAGTATTCTCCGGCAGCCACCCATGGGACCGGACAGGCCAGAGTGGGCAAAATAGTGTTCCTTGGGGTCAAGGTGGAGTGCCTGGGaatcaggtcagaggtcacggTGAGGGCACCAGGGTTcaacagctggaggaggaggtcCACCGCCTATCCCAGACGGTACTTGACCTACAGGCGGCTATGACGACAGCTAACGCCAACCTCCGCTTGGACCTGCAAGAGGACACCAGCAAGATGTTACTGAGCATGCTGGGAAACCTGCGGCAACCACAGGGTGTTCTGACAGGCGGTACCGACACCATTCTTCTGCCGTCTGGCTTCCCAGGGTCCACAGCCGATGACCTTCAGAACCAGCTCTCGCAGCTCTCAGACACAGTCGCCACGAGCACACGTTCCATCCAGGACCTGGAGAACAAGATCCAGGAACAAGACGGACAGCTGCGTCTGCTAATGGAGGCTTCCCAAGCTCCCCCAGCTCCGTCCACTGGCCCCAGCACAAACAGTGAGGATTCACTCCGGGCCTACGTAGACAAGAAGCTGTCGGCCTTACGTGAGGAGTTGATGGAGGGGATGGACATTAAAATGGCTGACCTAAAGAACACTTGTGAGTACAAAGTGATGTCCGTGAAGGAGCAGTGCGAGGAACAGGAGACCTCCTATCTCAGTCTGGCTGAACTCCTCGACTCAAAGGAAGCCGACCTCCGCAAGGAACTCCAGGAGCTACGCCTCCTCCTGCCAGCATCAGGTACTGGGTCGGGGGCAGGCACAGAGGTCACTGACCTGCGTTCAGATGTAGAGCGTCTGAAAGATGCCCAGCGAAGCCTTGCTGAGACTGTCTGGCATCATAATATGACATTGGCCCAGAGGGAACAGCAGGGGAAGAAACTGGAGCCAGAGCCAAGGGTTAATCAGGGAGATAAGAGGACCACGACTGGCCACGATGAAGCTCTGGAGACACTTTCGCGCACCCTGAAAGGAAAGGTGGGCTCTGCCATTGAGAGGGTTGCACAGCTGGAGGATTCTATCACAGAGCTTAACGTTTCTCTCGGTCGGAACACGGCACATCTtcagcagcttcactcctgctGCAGCCCATCGCAGAGTCCCGGCCAAGGGGCGGGATTAAAGCACAGGATAGAGCAACTGGAGACAGACTGTGGGCGGAGCAAGGAGCTGATTGCCAAACTGGAGGGGTTAATGTCTGGGTTCGATGGACGGGTGGCCAGCGTCGAGGGAGTGTGCGGACGTTTGCAGCCAATGTCGGATAGCCTGGGAAGGATTAAAGACGGGTTGAACAAACACGTGAACGGCCTGTGGACGTGTGTGCGACAGCTCAACAGCACAGTCCGCGCGCACACGCAAGACATCAGCAAgttaaagacaaacacacacaatttgcaGTCAAGTCAGGACGGGACAATGAGCAAACCTAAACATACAG GTGTCCAGGTTGGTCTGGAGGACTCCAGCGTTCCCATGGAAATGGACACAGCTCGTCCGGCAGTGCCTGTGATGGAGTCTGGGGAAGCGGGGCCTCCTGGCACCAAACTTTTATCCCGCCCCCCCCACGGGACCAACGGAAGCATGAGCCCCGTTAAAGGCTATGCAGGAGCTCCAG GATATCCTGCTGTCtcccctgcttctctctctcctgatcttCTGTCAG ATGATAAGGGTGTGCTGGCTTCTGTTTCGTTCTCGGCCGGTCTGACACTCCTCCCATTCCCTGGAGAAATTGGCATCATCCGTTTCAACAAGGTGCTGCTGAATGATGGAGGACACTACGACCCgcacacag gtgtgTTTTCAGTACCAGTTGATGGACGGTACCTCATCAGTGCTGTGGTAACAGCtcagaaggaggagagagtggaggCGGTACTCTCAGTAGCCAATCGCAGTATTCAGAAGCTCGACACAGCTGGCTCAGGAGGCGTGGCTACCGACAGATGCGTGTGTGGTGGCATGGCCTCCCTAAGCCTCATCCTGGATCTGAGGCGGGGTCAGAATGTGGGGCTAGTGATGACATCGGGGAAACTGGCGATATCAACATCCAGTGAGATTCTCTCCTCATTCAGCGGAGTGCTTCTCTACCAATCACCATCAAAGAGCTAA
- the LOC115816197 gene encoding phosphatidate phosphatase LPIN2-like, whose translation MNYVGQLAGQVLVTVRELYKGLNQATLSGCIDVIVVQQPDGTFQCSPFHVRFGKLGVLRSREKVIDIEVNGSPVDLHMKLGDNGEAFFVQETEQGNETIPAHLVTSPIPTEEQMFWGRDSRVIGSSLEGGGSEEERNGMVKKKKRRRRKHKTTEQRREESTTTASVNQAQSFSPVKECPEPRQSVLKRLDSYPLSDGEWSSAIINTSEPSSPKSDSELSVKWPENSLRDHSHMQWTWGELPEATKVSRREWTEALKTVNITPSENTHFRVISDADVTSPGTTSPQSSVQPLCAIVKPRPRTPRPERSAVGLETHAHKPESPVSKSEPYLAQSEPYLAQSEPHLQKAELSSVRRKSSLTDGGCCQDSGTRPGSVMFVPQAAVRVLGEVNNFCPEPRSPSKTDSPGKKKVVRKRSQHQGPEDIYLDDLSALDPQEAARYFPKSEPVAGHWEEERVRSGSQSPQSVCSTAADSGTECLSDSASDLPIVSISLCGGLGDNAQVNKEKFLEHIVTYQEFAENPAIIDNPNLVVRISNRYYNWTLAAPLILSMQAFQKNLPKATEEAWVKEKMPKKSNRWWFWRKSSVKQVETKPESGDSPSKGPALRRDSPTPLQVAADSSSDEDSKELSTVVPTERVQAEGNTHTHSYKKSLRLSSDQIAGLKLREGPNDVVFSITTQYQGTCRCEGTIYLWHWNDKIIISDIDGTITKSDVFGQILPQLGKDWTHRGIAKLYHTIHENGYKFLYCSARAIGMAGMTRGYLHWVNDRGTILPRGPLMLSPSSLFSAFHREVIEKKPEKFKIECLTDIKNLFPSNTQPFYAAFGNRSNDVFAYKHAGVPLCRIFTVNPKGEVIQEQSRGNKTSYSRLSELVDHVFPLLNKEQNSAFIHPEFSSFCFWREPIAPVSVDDLLLL comes from the exons ATGAACTACGTGGGGCAGTTAGCTGGTCAGGTCCTGGTCACAGTCAGGGAGCTGTACAAAGGACTGAATCAGGCCACTCTGTCCGGCTGCATCGACGTGATCGTCGTCCAGCAGCCTGACGGAACCTTCCAGTGCTCCCCTTTCCACGTCCGCTTCGGGAAACTGGGTGTCTTGCGCTCCCGAGAGAAAGtg ATTGACATCGAGGTGAACGGCTCGCCGGTGGACCTGCACATGAAGCTGGGGGACAATGGGGAGGCCTTCTTTGTCCAGGAGACCGAACAAGGAAAT GAAACGATACCTGCCCACCTGGTAACATCACCAATCCCAACGGAGGAGCAGATGTTCTGGGGGCGGGACTCTCGAGTGATTGGCTCATCTTTGGAAGGCGGTGGGTCGGAGGAGGAAAGGAATGGAatggtgaaaaagaagaaaagaaggaggagaaaacacaaaaccacagagcagagaagagaggagtcAACAACGACAGCCTCAGTCAACCA aGCACAGTCATTCTCTCCTGTGAAGGAGTGTCCTGAGCCCAGACAATCAGTTCTAAAGCGTCTGGACAGCTACCCCCTGTCAGATGGAGAGTGGTCTTCTGCCatcat aaacacCTCTGAGCCCAGCTCCCCCAAAAGTGACTCTGAGCTGAGTGTGAAGTGGCCAGAGAACTCCCTCAGGGACCACTCTCACATGCAGTGGACGTGGGGAGAACTGCCCGAGGCCACCAAG GTCAGTCGCAGAGAGTGGACAGAGGCCCTGAAGACGGTTAACATAACTCCGTCGGAGAACACCCATTTCCGTGTCATATCTGACGCCGATGTCACGTCACCGGGGACCACGTCGCCTCAGAGCTCCGTCCAACCCCTCTGTGCCATCGTCAAACCCCGGCCTCGTACGCCCAGACCGGAACGTTCCGCCGTCGGTCTggaaacacacgcgcacaaaccaGAGTCTCCCGTTTCCAAATCAGAGCCTTACCTTGCCCAATCAGAACCTTACCTCGCCCAATCAGAGCCTCATCTCCAAAAAGCTGAACTTTCCTCCGTGAGGCGGAAGAGCTCACTGACGGACGGCGGCTGCTGTCAGGATTCTGGAACGCGCCCTGGGTCTGTGATGTTTGTACCGCAGGCTGCCGTTCGCGTTCTGGGTGAAGTTAACAACTTCTGTCCTGAACCTAGATCTCCCTCCAAAACAGACTCCCCCGGCAAGAAAAAag ttgtgaggaagaggagtcaGCACCAGGGTCCAGAGGACATTTATCTGGATGACCTTTCAGCTCTGGATCCACAGGAGGCTGCCCGCTACTTCCCCAAAAG tGAGCCTGTAGCAGGACACTGGGAGGAGGAGCGTGTGCGATCTGGCTCCCAGTCTCCCCAGTCAGTGTGCAGCACTGCGGCCGACAGTGGGacagagtgtctgtctgactctgccTCTGATCTGCCAATCGTTTCAATATCTCTGTGTGGAGGCCTTGGAGATAACGCCCAAGTCAACAAag agAAGTTTCTGGAACACATTGTCACCTACCAGGAGTTTGCAGAAAACCCGGCCATTATCGATAACCCAAACCTGGTGGTTCGGATTAGCAACAG GTATTATAACTGGACCTTAGCAGCACCCCTGATTCTCAGCATGCAAGCATTTCAGAAGAACTTGCCCAAG gccaCAGAGGAGGCCTGGGTGAAGGAGAAAATGCCAAAAAAGTCCAATCGTTGGTGGTTCTGGAGGAAGAGCAGTGTGAAACAA GTAGAGACCAAGCCAGAGTCAGGCGATTCTCCCAGCAAAGGCCCCGCCCTCCGTCGGGATAGCCCTACCCCACT GCAGGTGGCAGCAGACTCATCCAGTGATGAAGACTCTAAAGAGTTGAGTACAGTTGTCCCTACAGAACGCGTCCAGGCTGAaggaaacactcacacacattcttacaaGAAGTCACTTCGACTGTCATCTGATCAGATA GCTGGTTTGAAACTGAGGGAGGGGCCTAATGATGTGGTTTTCAGCATAACCACACAGTACCAGGGCACGTGTCGCTGTGAGGGCACCATCTACCTGTGGCACTGGAATGACAAAATCATCATCTCAGATATTGATGGCACCATCACCAA gtcagaCGTTTTTGGGCAGATTCTCCCTCAGCTTGGCAAAGACTGGACTCATCGGGGCATAGCTAAACTCTACCATACCATACATGA GAACGGCTATAAGTTCCTGTATTGTTCTGCCCGTGCGATCGGGATGGCAGGCATGACCAGAGGATATTTACACTGGGTAAACGACAGAGGAACCATATTACCACGTGGCCCACTAATGCTCTCTCCCAGCAGTCTCTTCTCAGCCTtccacag AGAAGTGATTGAGAAGAAGCCAGAGAAGTTTAAGATCGAgtgtctgacagacataaagaaTCTCTTCCCCTCCAACACTCAGCCCTTCTACGCTGCCTTTGGCAACAGAAGCAAC gatgtGTTTGCCTATAAACATGCGGGGGTGCCGTTGTGTCGAATCTTTACGGTGAATCCTAAAGGAGAGGTGATTCAGGAACAGAGCCGAGGAAACAAGACATC GTACAGCAGACTCAGTGAATTAGTGGATCATGTCTTTCCTCTGTTAAACAAAGAGCAGAACTCTGCCTTCATTCACCCGGAATTcagctctttctgtttctggagGGAGCCAATCGCCCCGGTCTCTGTGGACGACCTGCTGTTGCTCTGA